The DNA window TGCCTTCTTCGCCTCGAACATGACGTCGACCATGTTCGAGTACTTCCTTGGCCGGACGGGGACGCGGGCCATTCCCACGATGGAGTTCAAGCTCCACTATCCCTGGGACAACGCGGGCTACATTCCAAGCAACAATGACCCGAGGGTCCTCATCGGCTACGAGACCTATCCGCCGCTGCCAGGGATGACGACGCTCGTTCCCCTCGCGGCCACGGATATCATCGCCCATGAAATCGCCCACGACTTCTTCATGCGCGAGATCTGGGGAGATCCCGCGCTGGGCTCCGGAGCGACCGGGGAAATCGCCTCCCTCAATGAGGGCGCGGGCGACATCATGGGCTTCTTCACGGAGCTGGGGCGCGACACCCTCAAGCGGCGCCCGCTGAACGAGATTGACCAGGTCCTCTTGCGCCCCGCCAACCTGACGATAGGGGAGGACACGGGCACGGTGGGTCGCAACCTCCTCACGCCCATCCAGATGGAGTGGGATGAGACCGTCATTCAGATGGACGGTCACGATGGCTGCGGGCCCATCGACCGGATGTTCCTGCTGCTGGCCTATGGCTGTCAGCCGCTCGCACAGGGGGAGACTCCAGGGCCTTGGCAGTGCGAGCGGGTCCCCGGAGGCTTCACGGGCATCGGTCCCTCCACCGCGGCGGTCATCTGGACCCGCACGGTGGAGGCGCTCCCGGTGGGCGCGGACTATGCCCAGACACGAGAGTCCGCGCTCCTGGCCGCCGAGGTGATCGACGGCCCCTCCGCCTCGACGAAGATGCGCGCGGTCGCCTCCGCCTTCGCGGCGATCAACGTGGGTCTGGCGCCAGACAACAATCCGCCACAAGCGACGCTGACCTGCCGGCAGCGAGGCTCGGACATCGAGTGCTCCGGGACCATCACCGACGCGGAGACTCCCAACCAGGCCCGGCAGGCTCCGCGCCTCGTGGTCGATGGCGGTGTGCAGACGGTCCTGCTCTCGAGCTTTGAGTTCACGCAGCTCATCCCCGCGGGAGCGCTTTCCACGGGGCCCCACACCATCACCCTCCAGGCCTGGGACCTCTGGAACAATCAGGTGACCCGGAGCGTGACCGTGACGCTGGACCGCACGCCGCCCACCGCTTCGCTCACCGTCACGGGTGCGCTGAAGCAGCCGTGGTTCCTGGTCACCGCGAACGACGCGTCGGGGATTGAGTCGGTCGACTTCTACAGGAGCGGACAGTGGCTCGTGTCGCTCCTGGCGGGGCCCTTCGAGCATCAGTTCGACACCACCACCTGGGCCGATGGTGTGTACCCGATGACCATCAAGGTCTCCGACATGGCTGGGAACGTGACGACGCTCACCCACACGTTGAGGGCCGACAACACGCCGCCGACGGCGTCGATGGCCGTGAGCAGCAGCGGGCCGCCGTTCACTGTCGGCGCCACCGTGAGCGATGCGTCCGCGATCATCCTGGTGGACTTCAAGGTGGACGGAGTGGTGTTCGCCACGAGGACGAACTCCGCGACGTCGTACTCCGCCGCCTACTCGCCGACGGATGGACTGGCGCACAACCTGTCGGTCGAGGTCACTGACGCGCTTGGGAACAAACGGGTCGTGACCCAGGCCGCGCCGCTCGACCGGACTCCGCCCACGGTGGGGTTCACGGCGACGCAGTGGCAGACCACGGTGACGCTCAATGTGAACGTCAGCGACACGTGTGGCATCCAGTACCCGTACGCGCTCTTCGTGGATGGCACCCTGGTCGCCCAGCCCACCACGCCGGGCTATGTGCTGACCTTCGGTGGCGAGATGGCTCCGGGAACGCATGTGTTCCAGGCGGTGGCGTTGGACCGGTGTGGGAACACGGCCAACTTCTCGGCTTCGTTCGCCAAGTCGAACTCTCCGCCGGTGATTTCGTCCATCACGCGTGACGACTCCCAGCCGAAGAAGCCGAAGTTCACCGTCAACTGCACTGACGCGGAGGGAATCCACCATGTGGAGCTGCGTGAGAACGGCGTCATCCTCCAGTCCGACACCACCGCGCCGTATGAGTTCGTCATCGACACCTCCTCGCGCATGGATGGCAGCTACACGGTGCTGTTCCAGTGCTCGGACAACGCGGGCTTCGCCAGCAGCCCGGAGACGCGGACGGTGACCGCGGACAACACAGGCCCGAGCGTTGGCCTGCGTGTCTCGGGCTCAGGCCGCACCTATCTGGTGTCGGCGGGCGCGGTGAGCGACCCAAGGGGTGTGCAGTCCGTGCTGCTGGTCGGTGGTCTGTTGCCGGGCTTCAGCGACACGAGGACCGCGGCTCCTTACGAGTACCTGTGGACGCTCCCGGGCACGGGGCTGATCCAGACCTTCCTCCCGTTCTCCGTCACGGCGCGCGACACCTGGGGCAATGAGACCTCGCGCAGCCTCAACTGCTACGTGGACACCGCGTCGACCACGGTGCTGGATTGTTTCTGAGGTCGTGAGTCCCGGGCTGCGCTGCTTGGGCAGCCCCTCTTCGTCAAAGAGCAGCTCTCACCTCAAGCGGAGGTGCGGAGCTGCTCCACGAAGGCCTGGGCGGCGGAGGACTCCACGCCATGGAGTCGCGCCATGTCGCGAGCGATATCGGAGGGGTCGTCCCCCATGCGCAGCTGCATGCGGATGTTGTGCTCGAAGGGCTGGAGGATGCGCAGCGCGTCCTCGCCTCGGGCTTCTTTGACAACAGGGGCCGCGCGCTGACGCGAACGTCCCATCTCCGCGCGTGCCTGCACGTAGGTCACGATGTTGGACAGCAGGTAGTACCAGGTCACGAAGAAGGAAATCGTGCCCCACCAGCCCAGGGTGAGATTGCGCAGGGTGTGGTGCCAGAAGGACTTGCCCAGACATGCCCGGCACAGCTCCGCGGCCGTTGTATAGGAGCGACGCGCGAACAACATGCCGACGTTGTGGTGAAGCTCGACAAAGGCGGTCGCATCTGACCGGGAGCAGTGGTCGCATCGCATGGCGACGCACCCTAGTGGGTTCCACGATGGGGTTCGAGCCTGTGGTTGCACGCCCAGGAAGCCCTGGCGACCCACGCGACTCCAATGGTCCGTGATGGGCAGACGGCACCAAGGGTCGCCGACGTCTCGGTGGCGCGTGGTCCAGCCCGATGCTCGCGTGTCACGGCGGACAGGGGTGGTGCGTGATGGTGCGGGGCCCACGGCCGTCCATCGTGGCGCCGGACAACGTGTGGCCTGCGCCGCTCACGGAGAGTTTGAGACCGTCCAGGCTCATGGTGCCGACGCGTCTGGGGATGGACTCCATACTTTCGCGCATGGCCTTGACCTCCGCGGAGTCCGCGCGAAGCGCCCTTCAGTCCCATCGGGTGAGGGAGGGCGTGCGACGCTGGCTGCCTCTTGGCGTGGGCTTGTGGCTTCTGCCGGTTGCGCTGCCGCTCGGTGTGGCCGCGCTGCGCATCCATGCGTCCGCTTCGGGCTGGGGTTATGTCGTGGGGCTCTGGATTGTGACGCTGGGGTTGCTCTCGCTTCGATGGCGGCGTCGACGGGGGCTGACCCGCGCCGGGCTGGGACTGTTGTTGCTGGTGGCCGCGTCGCGGCTTGTCGCTTCGGAGGGCGAACATCTGCGACTCGTGCGGCTTCCCGAGGGCACGCCTCACTGGGCGAACCGCCTGGTGTCCGAGCGGGATGGGACCCTGTTCGCGGCGCATGCATTGGTCCTCACCAGGTCTCTTCCTCGCTCCGATTCGGGGGAATTCCTCGCGGCCATGGAGACCGCCTTTGACCGTCTGGATGGCGCGGGCGGGGTCAGCACTCCGGCGGTCTCCACCTACCTGGGGATGCAGTCTCCAGCGGGCTTCGACGCCGTGGTCATTCCCGCTCGAGGGAAGGCCGCCCCCGAGGTCGCGGTTGTCTTCCTTCATGGCTATGCGGGCAACTTCGCCGTGTATTGCTGGCAGATGGCACAGGCGGCGTGGGCCATCGACGCCTTGACGGTTTGTCCGTCGGTGGGCCCCTCGGGGGCGTGGGGAACGGCGAACGGTGCCCGCACGTTGGATGCAACGCTCGATTGGGTCGCGAGCCAGGGCATCCGCCGGGTCTACCTGGGTGGGCTCTCGAATGGAGGGCTGGGAGCGAGCCTGCTCGTGAATGACGTGGCCCATCCGCGCATCGCGCTCAGTGGGTTGGTGCTCATCTCCGGCGCCAGCTCCAAGGCCCCCATCCCTCGTGTCCCGACGCTGGTGGTTCAGGGGCGACACGACACCATGATGCCCACGCGCGACATGCGCACCTATGTCGCGAGCGCGGGACGCGTCGCCTCATACGTCGAGGTGGACAGCGGTCACTTCGCGTTCCTCGACCGGAGGGACGAGTGTGAGCGCGCCATCGCCACCTGGCTGGTGCGGCAGGAGAAACTGGCGGGACGCTGAGAACGCATGGAGGCCCAGCCGCTCGATTCCTCTCCGGCGCGTCCCCCACGCCCCTCGAGGTCCCCGTGATGCAGAAGCGGGCCGTGTCCATGGTGCCGCCTGTGAAGGAGGACCTCGCTCATCATCTTCGAACCAACCCAAGAGGGGGCTCTCCTACCTCGGTGGTGTGAGGGGCTCCGCGGATGCACCCGCGAACTTCGGGACATGGTTGCGCCTACAGTGGGTCGCCGGGCCGAACACGGAAGGGGTGGGACGCATGTCGCGAGGAGGAAAATCCTGGGTCCATTGCATTGAGTGGCGTGTGCTGCTCATGGTCTTGCTCCTTTGTGGGGCTGGTGTTGCAGAGGCTGCGTGCGCATCAGGCGATGGGGCGCGCGCAGCCCTGTTGGACTGGAAGCGCACGGGATTCGCCGTGCCGGAGGCCGCACGTCGTGTGCCGTTGATTGCGACGCTCGTCGACTGCCTCGCATCTCCCGACCCCTTGCTGCGTGACGGACTTGGCTACGAGGGCCTCCAAGCCCTGCTGCGTGCGAATGCGCTCTCACCCGATGCACTGCGTGCGTTGCGTGACCGCCTGGTAGCGATGCTCGCCGCGCCGGATCGACAGGGCGTAACGCGCCCGTTCGCGGCACTGGTACTGGCGGAAGTCGCGCGTACCGACCGCGTCGAGCCGTGGATGCGTGCGGACGAACGCGCTGGGATGGTCGAACGCGCGGCGGCGTACTTGGTATCGGTCGACGACTATCGAGGCTTCGACAAGAAGGTCGGCTGGCGCCATGGTGTCGCGCACGGCGCGGATTGGGTGATGCAGCTGGCGATGAACCCCACCCTGGATCGGAGCCAATTGGACCGGCTCCGCGACGCTGTCGCCGCTCAGGCCGTTCCCACTTCTGGTCATGCCTATGCCTTCGGTGAACCGGAACGACTGGCCCGTCCGCTGTTGTTCATCGCGATGCGGGATCTGCACGATGAAGCGACGTGGACGACCTGGTTCACCGCGTTGACTGCCTCACTGGGGGCTCCGTCGCTCGCGTGGAAGGATGACGCCTGGCTGGCGCGTCGCCACGATCTGGGCGCGTTCCTTCGTGTGCTGTATTTCGAGGCCGACCGCAGC is part of the Myxococcus landrumus genome and encodes:
- a CDS encoding Ig-like domain-containing protein codes for the protein MKTPVHVEVEREWAARGFDSHKMSVVPRKEGVDTHHQLRVNEVPVWGVGAKTLNGKTRVTPVRIEPTAKVETQARITPGEAEAAALSALGDPSAVVIRGGELVLLPQEERRLKPGVRATGSHDATQFERVITGLTPIYRLTLSTGGPGSRGSFPREWVGEVDARSGEVRRVVPTEVHATYANASLKGRYSGTNTFSVLVNTVKALYKLEDKRGNKFLATRQNSDGSITYLDYSSPDAIFGDGALYTIGADTRSANGETAAADAFFASNMTSTMFEYFLGRTGTRAIPTMEFKLHYPWDNAGYIPSNNDPRVLIGYETYPPLPGMTTLVPLAATDIIAHEIAHDFFMREIWGDPALGSGATGEIASLNEGAGDIMGFFTELGRDTLKRRPLNEIDQVLLRPANLTIGEDTGTVGRNLLTPIQMEWDETVIQMDGHDGCGPIDRMFLLLAYGCQPLAQGETPGPWQCERVPGGFTGIGPSTAAVIWTRTVEALPVGADYAQTRESALLAAEVIDGPSASTKMRAVASAFAAINVGLAPDNNPPQATLTCRQRGSDIECSGTITDAETPNQARQAPRLVVDGGVQTVLLSSFEFTQLIPAGALSTGPHTITLQAWDLWNNQVTRSVTVTLDRTPPTASLTVTGALKQPWFLVTANDASGIESVDFYRSGQWLVSLLAGPFEHQFDTTTWADGVYPMTIKVSDMAGNVTTLTHTLRADNTPPTASMAVSSSGPPFTVGATVSDASAIILVDFKVDGVVFATRTNSATSYSAAYSPTDGLAHNLSVEVTDALGNKRVVTQAAPLDRTPPTVGFTATQWQTTVTLNVNVSDTCGIQYPYALFVDGTLVAQPTTPGYVLTFGGEMAPGTHVFQAVALDRCGNTANFSASFAKSNSPPVISSITRDDSQPKKPKFTVNCTDAEGIHHVELRENGVILQSDTTAPYEFVIDTSSRMDGSYTVLFQCSDNAGFASSPETRTVTADNTGPSVGLRVSGSGRTYLVSAGAVSDPRGVQSVLLVGGLLPGFSDTRTAAPYEYLWTLPGTGLIQTFLPFSVTARDTWGNETSRSLNCYVDTASTTVLDCF
- a CDS encoding DUF2785 domain-containing protein: MDWKRTGFAVPEAARRVPLIATLVDCLASPDPLLRDGLGYEGLQALLRANALSPDALRALRDRLVAMLAAPDRQGVTRPFAALVLAEVARTDRVEPWMRADERAGMVERAAAYLVSVDDYRGFDKKVGWRHGVAHGADWVMQLAMNPTLDRSQLDRLRDAVAAQAVPTSGHAYAFGEPERLARPLLFIAMRDLHDEATWTTWFTALTASLGAPSLAWKDDAWLARRHDLGAFLRVLYFEADRSEDSGVTKLRPGILAALKALP
- a CDS encoding alpha/beta fold hydrolase translates to MALTSAESARSALQSHRVREGVRRWLPLGVGLWLLPVALPLGVAALRIHASASGWGYVVGLWIVTLGLLSLRWRRRRGLTRAGLGLLLLVAASRLVASEGEHLRLVRLPEGTPHWANRLVSERDGTLFAAHALVLTRSLPRSDSGEFLAAMETAFDRLDGAGGVSTPAVSTYLGMQSPAGFDAVVIPARGKAAPEVAVVFLHGYAGNFAVYCWQMAQAAWAIDALTVCPSVGPSGAWGTANGARTLDATLDWVASQGIRRVYLGGLSNGGLGASLLVNDVAHPRIALSGLVLISGASSKAPIPRVPTLVVQGRHDTMMPTRDMRTYVASAGRVASYVEVDSGHFAFLDRRDECERAIATWLVRQEKLAGR